In Gemmatimonadales bacterium, the following proteins share a genomic window:
- a CDS encoding HNH endonuclease, whose protein sequence is MRCLALNASFEPLTMVPVRRALRLVIEGKAEIVESDANDYVRSERLTLPKPAIIRLVKFVHVPRRFRRQVTNTFLFARDGYRCQYCHRGQIELRHRECLTRDHLIPLSRGGDNEWSNVVTACSACNTRKGNHLPQECGMHPLVVPREPHFVHLSWAVRRLSAAQAKYIKLFYGEEALRALGG, encoded by the coding sequence GTGCGGTGTCTCGCGTTGAACGCGTCCTTCGAGCCGCTGACGATGGTCCCGGTCCGGCGCGCGTTGCGCCTGGTGATCGAGGGCAAGGCGGAGATCGTCGAGTCCGACGCGAACGACTACGTTCGAAGTGAACGCCTCACGCTGCCCAAACCTGCCATCATCCGGCTCGTCAAGTTCGTCCACGTTCCCCGCCGCTTCCGCCGCCAAGTCACCAACACCTTCCTCTTCGCCCGCGATGGATACCGCTGCCAGTACTGCCATCGCGGCCAGATCGAGCTGCGGCATCGGGAGTGCCTGACCCGGGATCACCTGATCCCGCTCTCGCGGGGCGGCGACAACGAGTGGAGCAACGTGGTGACCGCCTGCAGCGCCTGCAACACCCGCAAGGGGAACCACCTGCCGCAGGAGTGCGGGATGCACCCGCTGGTGGTGCCGCGGGAGCCGCACTTCGTGCATCTCTCGTGGGCGGTCCGCCGTCTCTCGGCCGCGCAGGCCAAGTACATCAAGCTGTTCTACGGCGAGGAGGCGCTCCGGGCGCTGGGAGGATAG
- the argR gene encoding arginine repressor translates to MKIQRHAAILRVVRERRIESQDELRGALASEGFIVTQATLSRDIRELGLAKLADPQGGAFYTHPHRAAVRPDLAQVLPALLVSVDGVGPLLVLKTASGSAGAITEALDQTGWSEVIGTIAGDDTVLVITRSQKQRESIASRIQAIVKK, encoded by the coding sequence ATGAAGATCCAGCGCCATGCCGCGATCCTGCGCGTCGTGCGGGAGCGCCGCATCGAGAGTCAGGACGAGCTGCGCGGGGCACTCGCGTCCGAAGGGTTCATCGTGACCCAGGCCACGCTCTCGCGCGACATCCGCGAGCTGGGCCTGGCCAAGCTCGCCGATCCCCAGGGCGGGGCGTTCTACACCCACCCGCACCGGGCGGCGGTGCGGCCCGATCTGGCCCAGGTGCTGCCCGCACTGCTGGTGAGCGTGGACGGCGTGGGGCCGCTGCTGGTCCTCAAGACCGCGAGCGGCTCCGCCGGCGCCATCACCGAGGCCCTCGATCAGACCGGGTGGTCCGAAGTCATCGGCACCATCGCGGGGGACGACACCGTGCTGGTCATCACCCGGAGCCAGAAGCAGCGCGAATCGATCGCGTCGAGAATTCAGGCGATCGTCAAGAAATGA
- a CDS encoding amidohydrolase family protein has translation MPARRLVARWVIPVEGRPIERGAVLIGADGRVIAVGPDDVVPRPGNSAAETYERGLLLPGLINTHTHLELTDLQGEPPEPDFAAWIRGVRQRKASRAPESILAAARAGLSASHASGVTTIADTGDSGSVIRALAEAGGSGVAYQEVFGPHPEQLGESLTGLQRQVESLGAFATGRVRIGVSPHAPYTVSGPLYGAVAGWARLEGLPLATHIAESRAESQLLATGEGAFAEAWRGRGIPNPVPLGCTPVEWLERHGVLSERTLCIHVVQAGADDLDRLARAGAAIAHCPLSNQSHGHGAAPLAGFLHRGLRVGLGTDSVLSVGTPDLLAEARAARALAGLDAPSALALCTLEAARALGLDSETGSLREGKWGDCVVLRPPDGGAALPPEEQVLASGPADVLATYVGGRDVYRAGGPV, from the coding sequence ATGCCGGCCCGCCGGCTGGTGGCCCGGTGGGTCATTCCCGTCGAAGGCCGCCCGATCGAGCGCGGCGCGGTGCTCATCGGAGCCGACGGCCGGGTGATCGCGGTGGGCCCCGACGACGTGGTGCCTCGTCCCGGAAACAGCGCAGCCGAGACGTACGAGCGTGGCCTGCTGCTCCCCGGCCTGATCAATACGCACACGCACCTGGAGCTCACCGATCTCCAGGGCGAGCCGCCCGAGCCCGATTTCGCCGCCTGGATCCGCGGTGTCCGCCAGCGGAAAGCCAGCCGCGCTCCCGAGTCGATTTTGGCAGCGGCCCGGGCCGGACTCTCGGCATCGCACGCGTCGGGCGTTACGACCATCGCGGATACCGGGGACTCGGGCTCCGTCATCCGCGCGCTCGCCGAGGCGGGCGGGTCCGGCGTGGCGTACCAGGAGGTCTTCGGTCCGCATCCGGAGCAGCTGGGCGAGAGCCTGACCGGACTCCAGCGCCAGGTAGAATCACTGGGGGCGTTCGCAACCGGGCGGGTGCGCATCGGAGTCTCGCCTCATGCGCCCTACACGGTGAGCGGCCCGCTCTACGGCGCGGTGGCCGGATGGGCCAGGCTGGAGGGACTCCCCCTGGCCACGCACATCGCCGAGTCGCGGGCCGAGAGCCAGCTGCTCGCCACGGGAGAGGGCGCGTTCGCCGAGGCGTGGAGAGGGCGGGGGATCCCGAACCCGGTGCCGCTCGGCTGTACCCCGGTAGAATGGCTCGAGCGCCACGGCGTGCTTTCCGAGCGGACGCTCTGTATCCACGTGGTGCAGGCCGGCGCAGACGATCTCGACCGGCTGGCCCGCGCGGGAGCGGCCATCGCGCACTGCCCGCTCTCCAACCAGAGCCACGGGCATGGCGCGGCGCCACTCGCGGGGTTTCTCCACCGGGGCCTGCGCGTCGGACTCGGCACCGACTCGGTGCTCAGCGTGGGGACGCCGGATCTCCTGGCGGAAGCCCGTGCCGCCCGCGCGCTCGCGGGGCTCGATGCGCCGAGCGCGCTGGCGCTCTGCACGTTGGAAGCGGCTCGGGCGCTGGGACTCGACAGCGAGACCGGGAGCCTCCGGGAAGGGAAGTGGGGCGATTGCGTCGTGCTGCGGCCGCCCGACGGCGGGGCTGCTCTCCCGCCCGAAGAGCAGGTGCTTGCGAGCGGACCGGCTGACGTGTTGGCCACCTATGTGGGAGGACGGGACGTGTATCGAGCCGGTGGGCCGGTATGA
- a CDS encoding PBP1A family penicillin-binding protein, which yields MRVRLSPRAQRIVLVSSLAVVALALAILLAAWTRACAGNSCPSIAGLGGYDPKQASKVYAADGRLITDLGLERRTVVPLVEMSPYVKAAFITTEDKRFYQHHGIDWVRVLGAIKNNVFKFRVAEGFSTITMQLARNLWPEDISGRDKSLRRKLREAHVAQEIEAKYSKDKILELYLNQIDLGNRAYGVEAASQRYFGKSVRDLNVAEAATLAAIPKAPSRYNPRKNPNLSLQRRNTILNLLRDNDLLSPEEAERWKAYPLLLSSHSDYSGVAEYFVEHVRRQLDARFGPGLYRAGYRIYTTLDLDIQQAAERALEARLEAIESGADGPFPHKTYRQYMDSRSESTESGDRTPTPYLQGLVVTLDAKTGNIRAMVGGRDFDDSKFNRATQARRQPGSTFKPLVYAAALQAGYPLSYVMVDDPLSVEIDPAQDPWTPQNYDLEFDGPMTLRRALYLSRNIIAIKLGMEIGPDAVISEATKFGITTPIRPYPSIYIGSADVYPLEMIAAYTAFANLGTRTLPNSILRVEDRSGKIVWQPPVRSVTVMDTAHAWLMTDVLRDVVRHGTAVGSVGARINFPAAGKTGTTNDGFDVWFIGFTPDLVTGVWIGFDQPQKIKGNAQGGVLAAPAWTAMMREVYERRELPAAWPRPDGLTALDIDKTTGYKATPFCPKDVHYIESFIPGTEPTQFCPIHSPFGAVGSTTGPLGGTAPAAPPPVTPAPGAPPPGTPLQPGAGSPKPGGGTPTPSRPGTAAPPPGAMGGAGPPGSQPH from the coding sequence ATGCGCGTTCGGCTCTCGCCCCGCGCACAACGCATCGTTCTGGTCTCGTCTCTCGCGGTCGTCGCGCTGGCCCTCGCCATCCTGCTGGCGGCGTGGACCCGGGCGTGCGCGGGCAACAGTTGCCCCTCCATTGCGGGGCTGGGCGGCTACGATCCGAAGCAGGCTTCCAAGGTGTATGCTGCCGACGGACGGCTGATCACCGATCTCGGCCTGGAGCGCCGCACGGTCGTGCCGCTGGTGGAGATGTCGCCCTACGTGAAGGCGGCGTTCATCACCACCGAGGACAAACGCTTCTACCAGCATCACGGGATCGACTGGGTCCGGGTGCTGGGCGCCATCAAGAACAACGTCTTCAAGTTCCGGGTGGCGGAGGGGTTCTCCACCATCACCATGCAGTTGGCCCGCAATCTCTGGCCGGAGGACATCAGCGGCCGGGACAAGTCGCTGCGGCGGAAGCTGCGGGAAGCGCACGTGGCCCAGGAGATCGAGGCCAAATACTCCAAGGACAAGATCCTGGAGCTCTATCTCAACCAGATCGATCTGGGCAACCGGGCCTACGGCGTGGAGGCGGCGTCCCAGCGCTACTTCGGCAAGTCGGTGCGCGACCTCAACGTGGCCGAGGCGGCGACGCTGGCGGCCATTCCCAAGGCCCCCTCGCGCTACAATCCGCGCAAGAATCCCAATCTCAGCCTGCAGCGCCGCAATACCATTCTGAACCTGCTGCGGGACAACGATCTGCTCTCGCCGGAGGAGGCGGAACGCTGGAAGGCGTATCCGCTCCTCCTTTCCTCCCACTCCGACTACAGCGGGGTCGCGGAGTATTTCGTCGAGCACGTGCGCCGGCAGCTGGACGCCCGGTTCGGCCCGGGGCTCTACCGCGCCGGCTACCGGATCTACACCACGCTCGATCTCGACATTCAGCAAGCCGCCGAGCGCGCGCTCGAGGCCAGGCTGGAGGCGATCGAGAGCGGGGCCGATGGCCCGTTTCCCCATAAGACGTACCGCCAGTACATGGACTCGCGGTCCGAGAGCACCGAGTCCGGCGATCGAACCCCGACGCCATACCTCCAGGGGCTGGTCGTGACGCTCGATGCCAAGACCGGCAACATCCGGGCGATGGTGGGCGGCCGCGACTTCGATGACAGCAAATTCAATCGCGCCACTCAGGCCAGGCGGCAACCCGGGTCCACCTTCAAGCCGCTGGTCTACGCGGCGGCGCTGCAGGCCGGGTATCCGCTCTCCTACGTCATGGTGGATGACCCGCTCAGCGTGGAGATCGACCCCGCCCAGGATCCCTGGACCCCGCAGAACTACGACCTCGAATTCGACGGGCCGATGACGCTCAGGCGGGCGCTCTATCTCTCGCGCAACATCATCGCCATCAAGCTGGGGATGGAGATCGGTCCCGACGCGGTGATCAGCGAGGCCACCAAGTTCGGGATCACCACCCCTATCCGGCCATATCCGTCGATCTACATCGGCTCGGCCGACGTGTATCCGCTGGAGATGATCGCCGCGTACACCGCCTTCGCCAACCTCGGCACCCGCACGCTTCCGAACTCGATCCTTCGGGTGGAGGACCGCAGCGGGAAGATCGTGTGGCAGCCGCCGGTACGGTCGGTCACGGTGATGGACACCGCGCACGCCTGGCTCATGACCGACGTGCTCAGGGACGTGGTCCGCCACGGCACAGCGGTCGGCTCGGTGGGTGCGCGGATCAACTTTCCGGCCGCCGGCAAGACCGGGACGACGAACGATGGCTTCGATGTGTGGTTCATCGGGTTCACCCCGGACCTCGTGACCGGCGTGTGGATCGGCTTCGACCAGCCTCAGAAGATCAAGGGCAACGCGCAAGGCGGCGTGCTCGCGGCGCCGGCGTGGACGGCGATGATGCGCGAGGTCTACGAACGGCGTGAGCTCCCGGCGGCCTGGCCCCGGCCGGACGGCCTCACGGCACTCGACATCGACAAGACCACCGGCTACAAGGCGACGCCGTTCTGCCCCAAGGACGTGCACTACATCGAATCGTTCATTCCCGGTACCGAGCCGACCCAGTTCTGTCCCATCCACTCGCCGTTCGGGGCGGTCGGCAGCACCACGGGCCCGCTGGGTGGGACGGCTCCGGCCGCGCCGCCGCCGGTCACCCCTGCGCCGGGTGCGCCGCCGCCGGGAACACCGCTGCAGCCAGGCGCTGGGTCGCCCAAGCCGGGCGGCGGCACGCCGACGCCCTCGCGGCCGGGTACCGCTGCCCCGCCCCCGGGCGCCATGGGGGGCGCGGGACCTCCCGGGTCGCAGCCCCACTAG
- a CDS encoding DUF4390 domain-containing protein, translating to MATGLLLALAAGGTAQAQAPGAVHLQVRLAPDSTVAGARAPIVRSQNLLADGRWLSALRSGLPVRLHYRVEVWRSREGWFDTFERQAEWDVVVHHEPLLDQYTLLTIVGARARERRYATLDALSAALEFAYRVNVQPAQPGRYYFAAALQISTLSDSDLDELQRFLEGDVGDVAQGKERVGDALGRGATRFLLRLAGLPALRLEGRSEAFVVR from the coding sequence GTGGCCACAGGCCTGCTCCTCGCGCTGGCCGCGGGCGGGACGGCGCAGGCCCAAGCGCCGGGAGCCGTCCACCTCCAGGTGCGGCTGGCGCCGGACTCGACGGTCGCGGGCGCGCGGGCGCCGATCGTCCGTTCGCAGAATTTGCTGGCGGATGGCCGCTGGCTCTCGGCGCTGCGCTCGGGACTGCCGGTGCGGCTGCACTACCGGGTGGAGGTCTGGCGTTCGCGGGAGGGCTGGTTCGACACCTTCGAGCGGCAGGCGGAATGGGACGTCGTGGTCCATCATGAGCCGCTGCTGGACCAGTACACTCTGCTGACCATCGTGGGCGCGCGCGCGCGCGAGCGGCGCTACGCTACGCTCGACGCCTTGAGTGCGGCGCTGGAGTTCGCCTACCGCGTGAACGTGCAGCCGGCACAGCCCGGCCGCTACTACTTCGCCGCGGCGCTGCAGATCTCCACGCTGTCCGACTCGGACCTGGACGAGCTGCAGCGGTTCCTGGAGGGGGATGTGGGCGATGTAGCCCAGGGCAAGGAGCGGGTGGGCGACGCACTGGGCCGAGGAGCGACCCGTTTTCTCTTACGGCTGGCCGGGCTGCCGGCGCTCAGGCTGGAGGGGCGGAGCGAGGCATTCGTGGTGAGGTGA